The Streptococcus viridans genome includes a window with the following:
- a CDS encoding YeiH family protein — translation MNQKPNGTQYVPGVLLAALTAGLSMVLGKAVPILGSSLFAILCGILLNASQLLPQNSRPGLAYSGKKLLQYSIILMGFTLSFQKVTQLGLSSLVISLPTISIAFLSAFAMGYLLKAPKILTALVGMGTAICGGSAIAAASPVLEADENDIALSMSTIFFFNILAVFLFPFFGHLLAMTDRQFGFWAGTAINDTSSVVAAAFSYSKAAGEVATVVKLTRALMIIPICFGMLGLKLLGRSKQDREGKQVKLSKIVPWFIFYFLLASLVTSFGWFPSSWIPFCKWLSQYLMAMALVGIGSQVSIQAFRKQGVAPLLIGLVAWLAVSISSLLLQHVLRI, via the coding sequence ATGAATCAAAAACCCAATGGAACTCAGTATGTTCCCGGTGTCTTGCTAGCCGCTCTCACAGCAGGACTATCTATGGTGTTAGGAAAAGCAGTACCTATCCTTGGCTCTAGTCTCTTTGCTATCCTATGTGGGATCCTCTTGAATGCTAGTCAACTCTTGCCTCAAAATAGCAGGCCGGGACTAGCCTATTCAGGGAAAAAACTCTTGCAATATTCCATTATCTTGATGGGCTTTACCTTGTCCTTTCAAAAGGTGACCCAATTGGGCCTTTCTTCTTTGGTCATTAGTTTACCGACCATCAGTATTGCCTTTCTCTCTGCTTTTGCAATGGGCTACCTCTTAAAAGCTCCAAAGATCTTAACAGCCTTGGTTGGAATGGGGACAGCTATTTGTGGAGGTTCTGCAATCGCGGCAGCCTCTCCTGTTCTAGAAGCTGATGAAAATGACATTGCTCTGTCCATGTCGACCATCTTTTTCTTTAATATCCTAGCGGTTTTCCTCTTTCCTTTCTTTGGTCACCTCCTTGCTATGACGGATCGGCAATTTGGTTTTTGGGCAGGAACGGCCATTAATGATACCTCATCTGTTGTAGCGGCCGCATTTTCCTATAGTAAAGCAGCGGGTGAAGTGGCTACGGTTGTAAAGTTGACCCGAGCTCTGATGATTATTCCAATCTGTTTTGGGATGTTGGGACTAAAACTTCTAGGACGGTCGAAACAGGATCGAGAAGGCAAGCAAGTGAAATTGAGTAAAATTGTTCCTTGGTTTATTTTTTACTTCCTTTTGGCCTCTTTAGTGACGTCCTTTGGCTGGTTTCCAAGTTCTTGGATCCCCTTCTGTAAATGGTTGTCACAATATTTGATGGCCATGGCCTTGGTTGGCATTGGAAGTCAAGTGTCTATTCAGGCCTTCCGTAAGCAGGGGGTGGCCCCTTTGCTCATCGGCCTTGTGGCCTGGCTAGCTGTATCCATTTCTAGTTTGCTACTTCAACACGTTTTAAGAATCTAA
- a CDS encoding MBL fold metallo-hydrolase produces the protein MKIHRIVNPIAYENTYLLENENDLLVVDPGSAWESIRNRIDQLAKPIVAILLTHTHYDHIMSLEKVRETYGHPPVYVDAHEATWLQSPVDNLSGLDRHSDLMDVVCQPAEEHFNYQTDYHLKNFHFYVLHTPGHSIGGVSFVFPDDHLVLTGDALFRETIGRTDLPTGSGPQLLESIETQLLTLPSSYTVYPGHGNDTTIGHEKMFNPFFRNR, from the coding sequence ATGAAAATCCACCGCATTGTCAACCCCATCGCTTATGAAAACACCTACCTACTTGAAAATGAAAATGATCTTCTCGTTGTTGATCCTGGTAGTGCCTGGGAAAGTATTCGAAACCGCATTGATCAGCTCGCAAAACCAATTGTTGCTATTCTCCTCACCCATACCCACTACGACCATATCATGAGTTTAGAGAAGGTGCGGGAAACTTATGGCCATCCACCTGTTTATGTAGATGCTCATGAAGCGACCTGGCTCCAAAGTCCTGTGGACAATCTTTCCGGACTAGACCGCCATTCTGATTTAATGGATGTGGTCTGCCAGCCAGCCGAAGAGCATTTTAACTACCAAACAGATTATCATTTGAAAAACTTCCATTTTTATGTCCTTCATACACCAGGACATTCCATTGGAGGGGTCTCCTTTGTCTTTCCTGATGACCACCTCGTCTTGACAGGTGATGCCCTTTTCCGAGAAACCATTGGAAGGACTGATTTGCCTACAGGAAGTGGCCCTCAACTTCTTGAAAGTATTGAGACACAATTGCTCACTCTTCCATCCTCCTATACAGTTTACCCAGGACATGGGAATGACACCACCATCGGTCATGAAAAAATGTTTAATCCCTTTTTTCGGAATCGTTAA
- a CDS encoding bifunctional DnaQ family exonuclease/ATP-dependent helicase translates to MTTNVKRKYAVVDLEATSASSNAKIIQIGIVIIQDGQIVESYETDVNPHEELDEHIRQLTGITNRQLKKAPDFSQVAREVYELIEDAVFVAHNVKFDANLLAESLFWEGFELITPRIDTVELAQVFFPTLERYNLSSLCEELAIPLDHAHSAISDAQATAQLFLKLRETIASLPRELVETLLSFSDNLIYESRLLIEDAFEDAGAFHKEDLTSHHGIFLRKPLIKRDAKNFSDQFAINIQLMGMDPRPLQQEFAQSIEESLQSSREVATFVEGPTGIGKTYGYLLPLLAHTKDQIVVSVPTKVLQDQIMQQEAKTIEDVFQTSFHSLKSPQNYLKLDEFFRILHEPEENRLWNRFKMQLLVWLTQTRTGDLNEVGQLHRYGNFVQRIRHDGKLSKKSLFYTEDFWRLGQEKAKMSRVLLTNHAYLLTRLEDDPSLVEYRTLVVDEAQKLYFSLEQFSRASLSLSDFMLDLQREIEIEKSLLKRRILESLQFELNALLKHLESGSRKVELTPEQVKKIRQDLSELDSPVLAALKTVFDPRFQIFWIDRTQENQHPIIRLQSGREGLVSLQDFIPTTTRLLLVSATLSISKKVNLASILGIENYQFIGKELSYHQGQTIFIDREFPDLTNLTQEELASSLASYLDDLAATGLPLFALFTSKDLLLATSQLMTVGHLAQYKNGEAATIKRRFDRGEASVLLGSGSFWEGVDFAQQAKIIQVIPRIPFDNPSDFFVQKLHETLRLEGKNPFYDYSLPLAILRLKQALGRSSRSSEQESLVILLDQRLLNRQYGSQIQASLEKIAPLVIAKTGEVKEVVEQFRS, encoded by the coding sequence ATGACGACGAATGTTAAAAGAAAATATGCTGTCGTGGACCTGGAAGCGACCAGTGCAAGCAGCAATGCAAAAATTATTCAAATCGGGATTGTCATCATTCAAGATGGGCAGATTGTAGAGAGCTATGAGACAGACGTCAACCCGCATGAGGAACTAGATGAACATATTCGCCAACTGACTGGAATTACCAATCGGCAACTAAAGAAGGCACCGGATTTTTCTCAGGTAGCCAGGGAAGTATACGAACTGATAGAAGATGCTGTCTTTGTGGCTCATAATGTCAAATTTGATGCTAATCTCTTGGCAGAATCTTTGTTTTGGGAAGGATTTGAGCTCATAACACCCCGGATCGACACGGTTGAATTGGCCCAAGTCTTTTTCCCAACCCTAGAAAGATACAATTTAAGTAGCCTGTGTGAAGAATTGGCGATTCCTCTAGACCATGCCCACTCAGCTATCTCAGATGCGCAAGCAACCGCCCAGCTATTTCTTAAGCTTCGTGAAACGATTGCTTCCTTACCAAGAGAATTGGTTGAAACCTTGCTGTCATTTTCTGATAATCTGATTTACGAGTCGAGACTCTTGATAGAAGATGCGTTCGAGGATGCGGGAGCTTTTCATAAAGAGGACTTAACATCTCACCATGGGATTTTTCTTCGTAAGCCTCTGATCAAAAGAGATGCCAAGAATTTTTCTGATCAGTTTGCTATTAATATCCAGTTAATGGGCATGGACCCCCGTCCCTTGCAGCAAGAGTTTGCCCAGTCAATTGAAGAAAGTCTTCAGTCTTCGAGAGAAGTAGCAACCTTTGTCGAGGGACCTACTGGGATTGGAAAAACCTATGGCTACCTCCTTCCCTTACTAGCGCATACAAAGGACCAGATTGTTGTCAGTGTTCCAACCAAGGTCTTACAAGACCAAATCATGCAACAGGAAGCTAAGACGATTGAGGACGTTTTTCAGACTTCTTTTCATAGCCTAAAGAGTCCTCAAAATTATCTAAAACTGGATGAGTTCTTTCGAATCTTGCATGAACCAGAGGAAAATCGTCTATGGAATCGGTTCAAAATGCAATTGCTAGTCTGGTTGACCCAAACAAGGACGGGTGATCTAAACGAAGTGGGACAGCTCCATCGTTACGGGAATTTTGTTCAACGAATCCGTCATGATGGGAAGCTATCAAAAAAATCTTTATTTTACACAGAAGATTTTTGGCGTCTCGGTCAAGAAAAAGCCAAAATGAGTCGAGTCTTGCTCACCAATCATGCCTATTTATTGACTCGATTAGAGGATGATCCTTCTCTAGTAGAATATCGGACTCTAGTGGTGGATGAAGCACAAAAACTTTATTTTTCATTGGAGCAGTTTTCAAGGGCTTCCTTATCATTATCAGATTTCATGCTAGATCTGCAACGGGAGATAGAAATAGAAAAATCCTTGCTGAAACGACGGATCCTTGAGAGTCTCCAATTTGAATTGAATGCTCTACTCAAACATCTTGAATCGGGTAGCAGAAAGGTCGAACTAACACCGGAACAGGTGAAAAAAATTCGCCAGGATTTATCTGAACTAGATAGTCCAGTCTTGGCTGCATTAAAAACGGTCTTTGATCCTCGTTTTCAAATTTTTTGGATTGATCGTACACAAGAGAATCAGCATCCGATAATTCGCTTGCAGTCTGGAAGAGAGGGCTTGGTTTCCCTTCAAGACTTTATTCCAACAACTACCAGACTTCTCTTGGTCTCAGCTACCTTATCCATTAGTAAAAAGGTCAATCTAGCCTCGATTTTAGGAATTGAGAATTACCAATTCATTGGGAAAGAACTGTCCTATCATCAAGGGCAAACCATCTTCATCGATCGAGAATTTCCTGATTTGACCAATTTGACGCAAGAGGAATTAGCTAGCTCTTTAGCAAGTTATTTGGATGATCTAGCAGCTACTGGCTTGCCTCTCTTTGCCTTGTTCACTTCCAAGGACTTGCTTTTAGCAACTTCTCAGCTGATGACAGTGGGTCATCTGGCTCAGTATAAGAATGGTGAAGCAGCAACTATTAAACGCCGATTTGATAGAGGGGAAGCTTCCGTCCTTTTAGGATCCGGTAGTTTTTGGGAAGGGGTCGATTTTGCCCAGCAAGCAAAAATCATTCAAGTCATCCCTCGCATTCCTTTTGATAATCCAAGTGATTTCTTCGTGCAAAAACTGCACGAAACCTTGCGTCTAGAAGGGAAAAATCCTTTCTATGATTATAGTTTGCCACTAGCTATCTTACGCTTGAAGCAGGCTCTTGGACGCTCGAGTCGTTCGAGCGAGCAAGAATCTCTGGTCATTTTATTAGATCAACGCTTATTAAATCGTCAATATGGTTCGCAGATTCAAGCTAGTTTAGAGAAAATAGCTCCTCTTGTCATTGCTAAGACAGGAGAAGTAAAAGAAGTTGTTGAACAATTTAGGAGTTAA
- a CDS encoding DJ-1 family glyoxalase III has translation MSKVAVMLASGFEEIEALTVVDVLRRAAIECQMVGFDPEVTGSHGITVKVDEIWSGSLDHFDGIVLPGGMPGAANLRDHEGLIQSLKEAHEQGKSLAAICAAPIVLDRAGVLDEKHYTCYDGFEKEIATGHYVKEAVVQDGHILTSRGPATALAFSYALVNHFGGDAAKLRAGMLYQDVFGTSAP, from the coding sequence ATGTCAAAAGTAGCAGTTATGTTAGCAAGTGGGTTTGAGGAAATAGAGGCCTTGACCGTTGTCGATGTCTTGCGAAGAGCAGCAATCGAGTGCCAAATGGTTGGATTTGATCCAGAAGTGACAGGTTCTCATGGCATCACAGTGAAGGTAGATGAAATCTGGTCCGGTTCATTGGATCATTTTGATGGCATTGTCCTTCCAGGAGGGATGCCTGGTGCGGCGAATCTACGCGACCATGAAGGCTTGATTCAGTCTTTAAAAGAAGCCCATGAACAAGGGAAAAGTCTTGCGGCTATTTGTGCAGCTCCGATTGTGTTGGATCGGGCAGGAGTGTTAGATGAAAAACACTACACCTGCTATGATGGCTTTGAAAAAGAAATTGCAACAGGACACTATGTGAAAGAAGCAGTGGTTCAGGATGGTCACATCTTGACCAGTCGGGGTCCTGCAACTGCACTGGCTTTTTCTTATGCATTGGTCAACCATTTTGGTGGGGATGCAGCAAAATTAAGAGCAGGCATGCTCTATCAAGATGTTTTTGGGACATCGGCCCCATAG
- a CDS encoding FtsW/RodA/SpoVE family cell cycle protein, translating to MKRRQSFKLRGDFSLITTVLLLLAFGVVAVYIAVSNDYPDLVWPILGQQVAWIVLGCMISFVVMLFNTEFLWKVTPYLYVFGLVLMVLPLYFYNPNLVASTGSKNWISYKGISLFQPSEFMKISYILMVSRSIVHFLRNNREEERTLKKDFFLILQIAAYTVPVIGLLAFQHDFGTSLVFMAIFSGVVLISGVSWKIILPIFLTLAGGIALFLAIFLSNGGRAFLHQTLGMPTYQMNRILAWLNPFDYAQTMTFQQAQGQLAIASGGLLGQGFNVSNLLIPVRESDMIFTVIAEDFGFVGGLGLLLLYMFLVYKMLRITLKSNNQFYTYISTGFIMMLVFHIFENIGAVTGILPLTGIPLPFISQGGSAIVSNLIGIGLLLSMSHQNRVTEERKKESRLLRQKQLSRLQEKGII from the coding sequence ATGAAGAGACGTCAGTCTTTCAAACTTAGAGGAGATTTCTCCTTGATCACCACTGTTTTGTTATTGTTGGCATTTGGAGTGGTGGCAGTCTACATTGCAGTTTCAAATGATTATCCTGACCTGGTTTGGCCCATTCTAGGCCAACAGGTTGCCTGGATTGTTTTGGGCTGTATGATTAGTTTTGTCGTCATGCTCTTTAATACAGAATTTTTATGGAAAGTGACGCCTTATTTGTATGTCTTTGGTTTGGTCTTAATGGTCTTGCCCCTTTATTTTTACAACCCAAACTTGGTTGCTTCGACCGGTTCTAAAAACTGGATATCCTATAAGGGGATTAGCCTCTTTCAACCATCAGAATTTATGAAAATTTCTTATATCTTGATGGTCTCTCGTTCGATTGTTCATTTTTTACGAAACAATAGGGAAGAAGAGCGAACGCTAAAAAAAGACTTTTTTCTCATTCTACAAATTGCTGCCTATACCGTACCGGTTATTGGGCTCTTAGCCTTCCAACATGATTTTGGAACCTCCTTGGTATTTATGGCGATTTTCTCAGGGGTAGTCCTCATCTCAGGGGTCTCCTGGAAAATCATTTTACCAATCTTTTTAACCCTCGCAGGGGGAATCGCTCTCTTTTTGGCCATCTTTCTATCAAACGGTGGGCGGGCCTTTCTTCATCAAACTCTGGGGATGCCCACCTATCAGATGAATCGTATTTTAGCCTGGTTAAATCCTTTTGATTATGCACAAACCATGACTTTCCAACAGGCTCAAGGACAGTTGGCAATCGCAAGCGGTGGTTTATTGGGCCAAGGCTTTAATGTATCCAACCTTTTGATCCCTGTCCGGGAGAGTGATATGATTTTTACGGTCATTGCGGAAGATTTTGGATTTGTAGGAGGACTGGGTCTCCTTCTCTTATACATGTTTTTAGTTTATAAAATGTTGCGAATTACCCTGAAATCCAATAATCAATTTTACACCTATATCTCAACTGGTTTCATCATGATGTTAGTCTTCCACATATTTGAAAATATTGGGGCCGTAACAGGTATATTACCACTGACTGGAATTCCCTTGCCTTTTATCTCACAAGGGGGATCGGCTATTGTTAGTAACCTCATTGGGATTGGCTTATTGTTATCCATGAGCCATCAAAATCGAGTGACAGAAGAACGAAAAAAAGAAAGTCGACTATTGAGGCAAAAACAACTCAGTCGGCTACAAGAGAAAGGAATCATTTGA